A part of Pectinatus sottacetonis genomic DNA contains:
- the rpoZ gene encoding DNA-directed RNA polymerase subunit omega — MDIVNPSMDELMPKVDSKYTLVVLASKRARQLLDGAKVKAEKTSTKNVTNALEEVAENKITYQRVKNGIK; from the coding sequence ATGGATATAGTAAATCCGTCAATGGATGAATTGATGCCAAAAGTTGATAGTAAATATACTCTTGTTGTTCTAGCATCTAAACGTGCTCGTCAACTTTTGGATGGGGCAAAAGTAAAAGCGGAAAAAACATCAACTAAAAATGTCACAAATGCTTTAGAAGAAGTAGCTGAAAACAAAATAACATATCAACGCGTAAAAAATGGGATAAAATAA
- the gmk gene encoding guanylate kinase, which translates to MSKKGNLIIISGPSGTGKGTVCKKLLMKNKNVFYSISATTRNPRPNEKNGREYWFTSKSDFEKMIKENKLLEWANVYGNYYGTPLDKINDLRIKGIDVLLEIDTQGALSVMRKISHGVFIFLLPPSLKELKRRICGRGTETKAVIERRFGAAVGEIELGKRYDYIVINRNINHAVEQINAIITAEHCKTNNNLKILDRVKNEEI; encoded by the coding sequence ATGTCCAAAAAAGGAAATTTAATCATTATTTCAGGTCCTTCCGGTACGGGTAAAGGTACTGTCTGCAAAAAATTATTAATGAAAAATAAAAATGTTTTTTATTCAATTTCAGCTACTACGCGAAACCCCAGACCCAATGAAAAAAATGGCCGTGAATATTGGTTTACAAGCAAAAGTGATTTTGAGAAAATGATCAAAGAAAACAAGCTTTTAGAATGGGCTAATGTTTATGGAAACTATTATGGCACGCCACTTGATAAAATAAATGACCTGCGCATAAAAGGCATAGATGTCTTGCTGGAAATAGATACTCAAGGTGCATTGTCTGTCATGCGAAAAATATCACATGGCGTGTTTATATTTCTTCTGCCTCCTTCCTTAAAGGAATTGAAACGAAGAATTTGCGGACGAGGTACAGAAACAAAAGCAGTTATCGAAAGACGCTTTGGGGCAGCTGTTGGTGAAATAGAGTTGGGAAAACGTTATGATTATATTGTTATAAATAGAAATATTAATCATGCGGTAGAACAAATAAATGCTATAATAACTGCTGAACATTGTAAAACAAATAACAATTTAAAAATTCTTGACAGAGTAAAAAATGAGGAGATATGA
- the coaBC gene encoding bifunctional phosphopantothenoylcysteine decarboxylase/phosphopantothenate--cysteine ligase CoaBC, protein MLKGKNILLGVCGGIAAYKAVEVASSLRKKGAHVDVIMTDAATKFVTPLTFQEITGNPVSFSMWEKVHTWNVEHIALAKKADLILIAPATANIVGKIASGIADDMLSTTLMASTAPIFLAPAMNTNMYNNPIFQHNLKLLQDIAHYNIIPATTGHLACGNAGIGRFPDPADIIEIIEKFLGQKKDLIGKNILITAGGTREPIDPVRYIGNRSSGKMGYALAEEAARRGAKVTLISGQTSLTVSSSIELIKIETAKQMQQYVEEKFTDSDIIIMAAAVADYCVSKVAEQKIKKAANNFTINLVKNPDILLNLGNKKNPGQILVGFAAETQNLIEYAQEKLKRKNLDMIIANDVSKSNAGFNSDTNIVKIITKNKSVEDIPLMKKTTLAGIILDKIQVMENS, encoded by the coding sequence ATGTTAAAAGGGAAAAATATATTATTAGGAGTCTGCGGTGGTATTGCAGCTTATAAAGCAGTTGAAGTGGCAAGCAGTCTGAGAAAAAAAGGCGCACATGTCGATGTTATTATGACTGATGCAGCAACTAAATTTGTTACGCCCTTGACATTTCAGGAAATAACGGGAAATCCGGTCAGTTTTTCCATGTGGGAAAAAGTGCATACATGGAATGTTGAACATATTGCTTTAGCTAAAAAGGCAGATCTTATATTAATTGCTCCAGCTACAGCAAACATTGTTGGCAAAATTGCTTCAGGAATTGCTGATGATATGCTTTCTACTACACTCATGGCATCTACTGCTCCCATTTTTTTAGCTCCGGCAATGAACACGAATATGTATAATAATCCTATTTTCCAGCATAATCTGAAACTACTACAGGATATTGCCCATTATAATATTATCCCGGCAACCACTGGCCATTTAGCATGTGGCAACGCCGGCATAGGGCGTTTTCCCGACCCAGCTGATATAATAGAAATAATTGAAAAATTTTTAGGACAGAAAAAAGATTTAATTGGTAAAAATATTCTGATTACTGCTGGAGGAACACGTGAACCAATAGATCCAGTCAGATATATAGGTAATCGTTCTAGTGGAAAAATGGGCTATGCACTGGCCGAAGAAGCTGCTAGGCGGGGAGCAAAAGTTACTCTGATTTCTGGACAAACATCACTAACTGTTTCTTCTTCTATTGAACTTATAAAAATAGAAACAGCAAAACAAATGCAGCAATATGTTGAAGAAAAATTTACTGACAGTGATATTATTATTATGGCTGCTGCTGTCGCTGATTATTGTGTATCAAAGGTTGCTGAACAAAAAATAAAAAAAGCTGCTAATAATTTTACTATCAATCTTGTAAAAAATCCTGATATTTTATTAAATTTAGGAAACAAGAAAAATCCTGGACAAATTCTTGTAGGGTTTGCTGCCGAAACACAGAATCTTATAGAATACGCTCAAGAAAAATTAAAACGTAAAAACCTTGATATGATCATTGCCAATGATGTAAGTAAAAGTAATGCCGGATTCAACTCTGATACAAATATAGTAAAGATAATTACCAAAAATAAATCCGTAGAAGACATACCATTAATGAAAAAAACAACACTTGCTGGTATTATCCTTGATAAAATCCAAGTAATGGAAAACAGTTGA
- the dapF gene encoding diaminopimelate epimerase, translated as MQFNFTKWQGCGNDFVLVNGLTKDIISIQQQVSAICNRSFGVGADGVIFILPSQKCDFRMQIFNSDSSEAEMCGNGIRCFARHVYECGLTDKSSITVETKAGIIKPQLISCDSKENLVKVNMGKPILKANEIPVSGFSDNHIISESITVDNKQFKITCVSMGNPHCVVFVDNIADVDIKKWGPVIEKYKIFPNKTNVEFVEVINRSTLRMRVWERGAGITLACGTGACATLTAAVLNNLCEKTAAVNLDGGTLSIEWNETDGSIYMTGPAKKVFEGIYYSE; from the coding sequence ATGCAATTTAACTTTACTAAATGGCAGGGATGCGGTAATGATTTTGTTCTTGTTAATGGATTGACAAAAGATATAATATCTATTCAGCAACAAGTTTCAGCAATCTGTAACCGGAGTTTTGGTGTTGGTGCTGATGGTGTGATTTTTATTCTGCCATCGCAAAAATGTGATTTTCGTATGCAGATATTTAACTCTGATAGCTCTGAAGCTGAAATGTGTGGTAATGGAATACGCTGTTTTGCCCGTCATGTATATGAATGTGGGTTGACAGATAAATCATCAATAACAGTGGAAACTAAAGCCGGGATTATAAAACCCCAGTTAATTTCCTGTGATTCAAAAGAAAACTTAGTAAAAGTAAACATGGGTAAACCTATTTTAAAGGCCAATGAAATTCCTGTGTCAGGTTTTTCCGATAACCATATTATTTCTGAATCAATAACTGTTGATAATAAACAATTTAAAATCACATGTGTATCTATGGGAAATCCTCATTGTGTTGTTTTCGTTGATAATATCGCTGATGTAGATATAAAAAAATGGGGTCCTGTTATAGAAAAATATAAAATTTTCCCTAATAAGACTAATGTTGAATTTGTCGAAGTCATAAATCGTTCAACACTCCGTATGCGTGTATGGGAACGTGGTGCAGGTATCACCCTTGCATGCGGTACAGGTGCCTGTGCAACTTTGACTGCCGCTGTATTAAATAATCTCTGCGAAAAAACAGCAGCGGTTAATTTAGACGGGGGAACTTTATCTATCGAATGGAATGAAACTGATGGCAGCATTTATATGACAGGTCCAGCAAAAAAAGTATTTGAAGGTATATATTATAGTGAATAA
- a CDS encoding YicC/YloC family endoribonuclease: MNNLKTENLDIRSMTGFGTAVCEKENYKISIEIKSVNNRYKDVSSHLPLGLRSLETIINDHLNKYSLRGKIDIYINFTDNTGDSNSLLIDKDLALAYYNALKELSTAINKPDKNIIPDSLSFSELIKFSAYPGILVKEDKFPNIKDLQSDFTKTFDTALELFIKMKLNEGKNLCKDILYRVEIIYKKTDQLCELAPAIVEKYRQNLVAALGEYLTANSIDQTRIIQETAIYAEKTNYTEETTRLKSHLTQFKETIQNGGNIGRKLDFIVQEMNREINTIASKANSAKAGQLVVDVKGEIEKIREQIQNIE, translated from the coding sequence GTGAATAATTTAAAAACAGAAAACTTGGATATACGCAGTATGACGGGCTTTGGAACAGCTGTCTGCGAAAAAGAAAATTATAAAATAAGTATTGAGATAAAATCAGTCAACAACCGCTATAAGGATGTTTCTTCTCATTTACCACTGGGGCTTCGTTCTCTAGAAACTATAATCAATGATCATTTAAATAAATATTCTTTACGTGGTAAAATTGATATTTATATCAATTTTACTGATAATACCGGTGACAGTAATTCTTTATTGATTGATAAAGATCTTGCACTTGCTTATTATAATGCATTAAAGGAATTATCCACTGCAATAAATAAACCGGACAAAAATATCATTCCTGACAGCCTGTCTTTTTCCGAACTGATAAAGTTTTCGGCTTATCCTGGTATATTAGTAAAAGAAGATAAATTTCCTAACATAAAAGATCTTCAAAGTGACTTTACAAAAACATTTGATACTGCGCTAGAACTATTTATTAAAATGAAATTAAATGAAGGCAAAAACCTTTGTAAAGATATACTATACCGCGTTGAAATAATTTACAAAAAAACTGATCAGCTATGTGAATTAGCACCAGCAATAGTTGAAAAATACAGGCAGAATTTGGTAGCTGCACTAGGTGAATATCTTACTGCTAACTCCATAGATCAGACACGCATTATTCAAGAAACAGCTATTTATGCTGAAAAAACAAATTACACAGAAGAAACTACCCGATTAAAAAGCCATCTAACCCAGTTTAAAGAGACTATTCAAAATGGCGGCAATATTGGCCGAAAATTAGATTTTATTGTCCAGGAAATGAATCGGGAAATTAATACTATTGCCTCAAAAGCAAATTCTGCTAAGGCCGGACAGCTTGTTGTCGATGTAAAAGGTGAAATTGAAAAAATCCGTGAACAAATACAAAATATTGAATAA
- the remA gene encoding extracellular matrix/biofilm regulator RemA, with protein MSIKLINIGFGNIVSANRVIAIVSPESAPIKRIIQEAREKGMLIDATYGRRTRAVIIVDSDHVILSAIQPETVANRIIDDNVEIVKDKDK; from the coding sequence ATGAGTATTAAATTAATTAATATTGGCTTTGGCAATATCGTTTCTGCAAACAGAGTAATTGCTATTGTCAGTCCGGAATCTGCACCTATCAAACGGATTATTCAAGAGGCACGTGAAAAAGGGATGCTGATTGATGCTACCTATGGAAGACGTACACGCGCCGTAATAATTGTTGATAGTGATCATGTAATTTTATCTGCTATTCAACCTGAAACAGTAGCTAATCGTATAATTGATGATAATGTTGAAATAGTAAAGGATAAAGATAAATAA